Proteins from a single region of Chryseomicrobium sp. FSL W7-1435:
- a CDS encoding HAMP domain-containing histidine kinase — MKWRAKTLRSKWSFWTASAMVVTYILLAFVLFTALSQWILANERTSAELSFTELESYMESRGPSLSIQDFERNTGLLNQFLSRNQSAVLLNQDGIEILQINPATPFPAFSGVTESFQQITVNDEELLYKVTEFEIGTGTLYIAMAHSLENYTSMLAYLLWSMLLFGILFVILSGITGYFLSSVLTKPLFELKTAMQSTTPGQNETVAISYAGQDEIGQLTAEYQKMVLRIEDVYKMQERFIGNISHELRSPIQAMEGNISMLARWGKEDPQLVEETIGVVKQELMRMKEMMEAILALAKTDELSKQLIDVEEQTLEVVERVHKLHPSAKIAVELQPIKLWFSDSLFRQLIFNLLENGIRYNENMPELLIDGRVIGDTYQLTIEDNGIGMSEEQLEKIFEPFYTIDSARSKQLGGTGLGLTIVKQVLERSKGSIFVSSQLAKGSRFTMNFPINDK; from the coding sequence ATGAAGTGGAGAGCTAAAACACTTCGTTCTAAATGGTCTTTTTGGACAGCCTCTGCCATGGTAGTAACTTATATATTATTAGCCTTTGTCCTCTTTACGGCTTTAAGCCAGTGGATTCTTGCGAATGAACGGACTAGTGCGGAATTATCGTTTACAGAGCTGGAGAGCTATATGGAGTCAAGAGGCCCGAGTTTATCTATTCAAGACTTTGAACGCAATACTGGCCTACTCAACCAATTCCTTTCGCGCAATCAAAGTGCAGTTCTTTTAAATCAAGATGGGATTGAAATTTTACAAATCAATCCCGCAACTCCCTTTCCAGCATTCTCAGGAGTAACGGAAAGCTTTCAACAAATTACTGTCAATGACGAAGAACTTTTATATAAAGTCACAGAATTTGAAATCGGTACAGGAACACTCTATATCGCTATGGCACATTCTTTAGAGAATTATACGAGTATGCTCGCTTATTTGCTCTGGTCGATGTTATTGTTCGGAATCCTCTTTGTGATCTTGTCAGGGATAACCGGCTACTTTCTCTCGTCTGTCTTGACAAAGCCGCTTTTTGAACTGAAAACAGCCATGCAGTCCACGACTCCTGGTCAAAATGAAACAGTAGCCATCTCTTATGCTGGTCAAGATGAGATTGGACAACTTACTGCTGAGTATCAAAAAATGGTTCTGCGAATAGAAGACGTTTATAAAATGCAAGAGCGCTTCATCGGGAACATCTCTCATGAGTTACGAAGTCCCATTCAAGCGATGGAAGGGAATATTTCCATGTTAGCGCGGTGGGGGAAAGAAGACCCCCAATTAGTGGAAGAGACGATTGGGGTGGTGAAACAAGAACTGATGCGAATGAAAGAGATGATGGAGGCAATACTCGCCCTGGCGAAAACGGACGAATTATCGAAACAGCTAATTGATGTTGAAGAGCAAACACTCGAAGTGGTTGAACGAGTTCATAAACTTCATCCGAGTGCTAAAATTGCTGTCGAGTTGCAACCGATAAAACTGTGGTTTTCAGATAGTCTATTCCGTCAATTGATCTTTAACTTATTAGAAAACGGAATTAGGTATAACGAAAATATGCCGGAGCTTTTGATTGATGGTCGAGTGATAGGCGATACCTATCAGCTAACAATAGAAGACAACGGCATAGGGATGTCAGAAGAACAGCTCGAAAAAATATTCGAACCGTTCTATACAATCGATTCAGCACGTTCAAAACAATTAGGTGGAACGGGTCTTGGCTTGACGATTGTGAAACAGGTGTTGGAGAGAAGTAAGGGCTCCATTTTCGTGAGTAGTCAACTTGCAAAAGGAAGTCGATTTACTATGAATTTTCCAATAAACGACAAGTGA
- a CDS encoding response regulator transcription factor, producing the protein MTKILVVEDEQNIARFLSLELNYEGFAVTVTSDGRDAYELFLQNNFDVLLIDIMIPGFNGLELTRRVRKSSEVPILLVTARDAVMDKVSGLEAGADDYIVKPFAIEELLARIRAILRRSEKQVATTDARLTIDEPARKVVADGEEIELTKTEFDLLLYFTKNPGRVLTRPQIIEAVWGFDAQAETNVVDVYVRHLRKKLPRDLIDALQTVRGVGYKYEVES; encoded by the coding sequence ATGACAAAAATTTTAGTTGTAGAAGATGAACAAAATATTGCTCGGTTTTTATCGCTCGAATTAAATTATGAAGGGTTTGCTGTGACGGTCACATCTGATGGAAGAGATGCGTATGAATTATTTTTACAAAATAATTTCGATGTTCTACTAATCGACATCATGATCCCTGGCTTTAATGGACTGGAACTCACGAGAAGAGTTCGAAAATCATCCGAGGTTCCTATTTTACTTGTCACAGCACGTGATGCTGTAATGGATAAAGTTTCAGGCTTAGAGGCAGGGGCAGACGATTATATCGTAAAACCATTTGCAATTGAAGAACTATTGGCAAGAATACGGGCTATCTTGAGGCGAAGCGAAAAACAAGTAGCTACGACAGATGCCCGGTTAACCATAGATGAGCCTGCTCGTAAAGTGGTGGCTGATGGCGAAGAGATTGAACTTACAAAAACTGAGTTTGATTTATTGTTGTATTTCACTAAAAATCCTGGGAGGGTGTTAACACGTCCACAGATTATTGAAGCCGTCTGGGGCTTCGATGCCCAAGCAGAGACAAATGTTGTCGATGTCTATGTTAGACATCTCCGAAAAAAGCTTCCCCGGGACTTAATTGACGCGCTACAAACTGTTCGAGGAGTGGGGTATAAGTATGAAGTGGAGAGCTAA
- a CDS encoding GNAT family protein: MLKRRDLQDCHALYELMSDPSVMKFVRHKAASAEEYLFSTKMLIEEEEQGSIISRTILSDFGQPIGTINLFDVQQSAGFLGTWIGTPFQGLGYNSKAKEQFLSELFFELSIEKVFMRIRKVNEKSLRAASKLPYSILANDLYPNLYNEINRDHEVYDLFCITKDMFLFTMLQQQNQEEQAM; encoded by the coding sequence TTGCTAAAACGACGCGATTTACAAGACTGCCATGCTCTTTACGAGTTAATGTCTGACCCGTCTGTGATGAAATTTGTACGCCATAAGGCAGCATCTGCCGAGGAGTACCTCTTTAGTACAAAAATGTTAATTGAGGAAGAAGAGCAAGGAAGCATAATTTCTCGGACAATCTTAAGTGACTTTGGACAACCCATAGGTACAATCAATCTATTTGACGTACAACAAAGTGCAGGGTTCCTAGGAACATGGATCGGCACACCTTTTCAAGGCCTTGGCTATAACTCAAAAGCAAAAGAACAATTTTTGAGTGAATTGTTTTTTGAACTGTCTATTGAAAAAGTATTTATGCGCATTCGGAAAGTGAATGAGAAAAGTTTACGTGCTGCAAGTAAGCTGCCGTATTCAATTCTTGCAAATGACTTATATCCGAATCTATACAATGAGATCAACCGCGATCATGAAGTCTATGATTTATTCTGTATCACAAAAGACATGTTCTTGTTTACGATGCTTCAACAACAAAATCAAGAAGAACAAGCTATGTAA
- a CDS encoding undecaprenyldiphospho-muramoylpentapeptide beta-N-acetylglucosaminyltransferase, producing MKTLFLTGGGTAGHVSLNLAIIPELEKRGYVIHYIGQAGGIEEELLQEYYPHISFHAISTGKLRRYLSIENLKDPFKVVAGIAQAVGLIRRHKPHAIFSKGGFVSVPLALAAKLTNKPLFIHESDMSPGLANKIASRFAKKVFTVFETTANHFPGKGESVGALIRPELFQGSKHASYKNLNFTDALPVLLIMGGSQGSAKINQLIRETRSKLVETFQIIHLAGKGHVHEEEWTHPNYRIFEFVTDELADYLAVSDFIISRAGSNAIFEFLALQKPMYLIPLSKKASRGDQVENAHDFAQKGYAVVTEEDLLTTTEFTQALIKLVNEQDAIKARQAAAKQPLKPSDFVDLLEDNWK from the coding sequence ATGAAAACACTTTTTTTAACTGGCGGAGGAACCGCTGGTCATGTTTCTTTAAACTTAGCCATTATACCAGAACTGGAGAAAAGGGGCTATGTTATTCACTACATCGGTCAAGCGGGTGGAATTGAAGAAGAATTACTACAAGAATATTATCCACACATTTCATTCCATGCAATTTCAACCGGGAAGCTACGCCGCTATCTCTCAATCGAAAACTTGAAGGATCCATTTAAAGTGGTTGCAGGAATTGCACAAGCGGTGGGTTTAATTCGACGTCATAAGCCTCATGCAATTTTTTCAAAGGGCGGGTTCGTTTCGGTACCCCTTGCACTCGCTGCTAAACTAACCAATAAACCACTCTTCATTCATGAATCCGATATGTCACCTGGACTTGCAAATAAAATTGCTTCACGCTTCGCAAAGAAAGTATTTACTGTGTTTGAGACAACAGCTAACCACTTTCCAGGAAAAGGTGAGTCTGTAGGCGCGCTAATTCGACCAGAGTTATTTCAAGGATCAAAACACGCAAGCTACAAAAACCTAAACTTTACGGATGCACTCCCAGTTCTTTTGATTATGGGTGGGAGTCAAGGCTCTGCAAAAATCAATCAATTGATTCGTGAGACTCGCTCAAAGCTAGTTGAGACGTTCCAAATCATTCACCTTGCAGGAAAAGGGCATGTGCATGAAGAGGAATGGACCCATCCAAATTATCGCATCTTTGAATTTGTTACAGATGAACTGGCGGACTATTTGGCAGTTAGTGACTTCATCATCTCTCGAGCTGGTTCCAACGCGATCTTTGAATTTTTAGCTCTTCAAAAACCAATGTACTTGATTCCACTTTCTAAGAAAGCCAGTCGAGGGGATCAAGTAGAGAATGCGCATGACTTTGCACAAAAAGGATACGCAGTGGTCACAGAGGAGGACCTCTTGACGACGACAGAGTTTACTCAAGCACTTATTAAACTCGTAAACGAACAAGATGCCATCAAAGCACGGCAAGCGGCTGCAAAACAACCACTTAAGCCAAGTGATTTTGTCGATTTACTTGAAGATAATTGGAAATAA
- a CDS encoding MATE family efflux transporter: MPILITQVFLYLMTFFDILMTSKYDIEHLAGVSIGSSLWVPVYTGLTGILISITPIVAHYIGGNNKQQVKPSVQQGMIVAIAMSLLVYVLIFIAVEPVVDLMNVSAVEREIAIAYVKTISIGLIPLFLYSILRGFVDALGLTRVTMFITLLSAPINIFLNYLFIFGKFGAPELGGQGAALASALTYWLVLFITIGLIVTLPSIKEYQIFSGFSGVQIKKIWTIIAMGVPIGLSIFAETTIFSAVTLMMTNYSTEVLSAHQIALNFTSLLYMIPLSIAMGATIVVGQSVGAKKFNEASHYAWLSVLLAIVVSFVSASILFFFREQISTFYTDDAVVVGYAVQFLIFAALFQLSDAIQAPVQGALRGYKDVKVTFIMAIISYWVIGLPLGYFLATTTSLVQYGYWVGLIAGLTAGAITLSIRLLIVQRTHSRQKAHAN, translated from the coding sequence ATGCCGATTTTAATCACGCAAGTATTTCTCTACTTGATGACTTTTTTTGATATCTTGATGACGAGTAAATATGATATCGAACATTTGGCTGGTGTGTCAATCGGATCTTCCCTATGGGTCCCTGTATATACAGGTCTTACAGGTATACTTATTAGTATAACGCCAATCGTAGCGCATTACATAGGTGGAAATAATAAACAGCAAGTAAAACCTTCTGTCCAACAAGGAATGATTGTAGCGATTGCGATGTCTTTACTCGTATATGTATTGATCTTCATTGCGGTAGAGCCAGTTGTCGACTTGATGAATGTCTCTGCCGTCGAGCGAGAGATTGCCATTGCTTATGTGAAGACGATCTCCATTGGATTGATTCCTCTTTTTTTATATAGTATATTACGAGGTTTTGTTGATGCTCTTGGATTAACCCGAGTTACAATGTTTATCACATTATTATCCGCGCCGATCAACATATTTTTAAACTACCTCTTTATTTTCGGGAAATTTGGTGCCCCGGAGCTTGGTGGTCAAGGTGCTGCTCTTGCCTCTGCCCTTACATACTGGCTTGTGTTATTTATAACGATAGGTTTGATCGTAACACTCCCTTCCATCAAAGAGTATCAGATTTTTAGTGGTTTCTCAGGTGTTCAAATAAAAAAGATTTGGACAATCATTGCAATGGGCGTTCCAATTGGACTTTCGATTTTTGCGGAAACGACGATTTTTTCAGCGGTTACATTGATGATGACTAATTACTCGACGGAGGTATTGTCTGCCCATCAAATTGCTCTTAACTTTACATCTCTTTTGTATATGATACCGTTATCGATTGCAATGGGTGCTACTATTGTTGTCGGTCAGTCGGTTGGAGCTAAGAAGTTTAACGAGGCCTCACATTATGCGTGGCTATCCGTTCTCTTAGCGATTGTTGTGAGTTTTGTATCGGCATCTATTCTCTTTTTCTTTCGCGAGCAGATATCGACTTTCTATACGGATGATGCCGTCGTAGTAGGATACGCTGTTCAGTTCTTAATATTTGCTGCTCTCTTCCAATTATCAGACGCGATTCAAGCACCCGTGCAAGGGGCTCTTCGAGGATATAAAGACGTTAAAGTCACATTCATCATGGCCATTATCTCCTACTGGGTCATTGGTTTACCTTTAGGTTACTTCCTAGCCACCACTACATCACTTGTCCAATATGGCTACTGGGTAGGATTGATTGCAGGATTGACCGCTGGAGCCATTACATTGTCTATACGATTACTCATTGTTCAGCGAACTCATTCACGTCAAAAAGCACACGCCAACTAG
- a CDS encoding Ger(x)C family spore germination C-terminal domain-containing protein: MKHRTIGSLIVVALLLSGCWDEQNFNQTIHVPMAGISGSPNELEVSFALPAIERKTEEARTINVKGKSFHDARLAADASTHNQIDTSMLTALIIEDQASEQDIYMYLDAFYRDVRNRLGLALLISSGPATPFIEYGTEFNDNINTLYNEMVVHLSETSQLPLIDLQIACTYLFDSGIDLQLPYLEMDKESGIPKVTGVALFHDTKFTGEKIPLKEMVVMQMLKDDLGKRAIESILYNDVALSYEIESLKRKVITEPASVQLKYKLTVSILDYSPDRIKNLTTRYEIERAIEKDLQVRASELIQQMKTVSHDGLGIGRYYRAFHKNLFTNSTWSDTYTSLPIETLFEVEVRDWGIMD, encoded by the coding sequence GTGAAACATAGAACCATTGGCAGTTTGATTGTGGTTGCGCTTTTATTATCAGGCTGTTGGGATGAACAGAACTTTAATCAAACAATCCATGTTCCTATGGCAGGGATATCAGGCTCCCCCAATGAACTTGAAGTGAGTTTTGCTCTGCCTGCCATTGAAAGAAAAACTGAAGAAGCTCGTACGATCAACGTGAAGGGCAAATCGTTTCATGATGCGCGACTAGCAGCAGACGCTTCCACACATAATCAGATTGACACCTCGATGCTTACCGCGTTAATTATTGAAGATCAAGCGTCTGAACAAGACATTTATATGTATCTTGATGCGTTTTACAGAGATGTACGAAATCGCCTTGGCCTTGCATTACTTATTTCTTCGGGACCTGCTACTCCATTTATCGAATATGGAACTGAATTTAATGACAATATTAACACGCTCTATAATGAAATGGTTGTTCATCTTTCTGAAACAAGCCAGTTGCCACTGATTGACTTACAAATCGCTTGTACGTATCTTTTTGATTCTGGAATAGACCTCCAGCTTCCGTATCTAGAAATGGATAAAGAGTCTGGAATCCCAAAAGTTACTGGAGTTGCACTATTTCATGACACCAAATTTACAGGTGAAAAGATTCCTTTGAAAGAAATGGTTGTCATGCAGATGTTAAAAGATGATTTGGGGAAAAGAGCAATTGAATCAATCCTCTATAATGATGTTGCGCTGAGTTATGAAATTGAATCACTAAAGCGGAAAGTGATAACTGAGCCTGCTTCTGTTCAACTTAAGTACAAATTAACAGTGAGTATTTTAGATTACTCCCCGGATAGGATTAAAAATCTAACAACTCGTTATGAAATTGAGCGTGCTATAGAGAAAGATTTGCAAGTACGAGCGAGTGAATTAATCCAACAGATGAAAACAGTATCTCATGATGGGTTAGGAATCGGTCGTTATTACAGAGCTTTCCATAAAAATCTGTTTACGAATTCAACTTGGTCTGATACCTATACATCCCTACCTATAGAGACCTTATTTGAAGTAGAAGTTCGAGATTGGGGAATCATGGACTGA
- a CDS encoding GerAB/ArcD/ProY family transporter — MNKTNEAVWSVTKLQIFMFLFVLQSGTTFINLQFRVINASNQHAWWLFIGVCILHGLIYLMYIKGRRFFHPTRFEKLLFQFYWTFLVFVFLTKIVFIAQLWVFQETPTWVILLCISVVFIYALTAHASVVLNLPVLLAPFFTLLIGTLFLSWSELVWLNIFPLGGIDMKEAAAGTFQSLSAFTGMEALLFLQPNLERKVKIVLKDIVIFMSVFTSFLTLSILFTLLFFSLEEIKVVPFALMYLLKSQEVTFIERIDLIFIYLWISWSIVSVILYGFLIFRTGTTTIPTTKKLVFPVLLVCIVTSFFISRFEIRILHDGMLYTSLIFSLVLPFIIMLRGRWRSRET; from the coding sequence ATGAACAAAACTAATGAAGCAGTTTGGTCAGTCACAAAACTACAGATTTTTATGTTTCTATTTGTCCTCCAATCCGGTACAACCTTTATCAATTTACAATTTCGAGTCATCAATGCCAGTAATCAGCATGCATGGTGGCTATTTATTGGAGTTTGCATTTTACATGGTTTGATTTATTTGATGTATATCAAGGGAAGGCGATTTTTTCATCCAACTCGATTTGAAAAATTACTGTTTCAATTTTATTGGACTTTTTTAGTATTTGTCTTTCTCACCAAGATTGTCTTCATCGCGCAACTCTGGGTATTTCAAGAGACGCCAACTTGGGTAATTCTATTGTGTATTTCAGTTGTATTTATCTATGCATTAACCGCACACGCTTCAGTTGTTCTTAATTTACCAGTATTGTTAGCTCCATTCTTTACGCTTTTGATCGGTACGCTTTTTCTTTCTTGGTCGGAATTAGTCTGGCTGAACATTTTTCCATTAGGCGGAATTGATATGAAAGAAGCTGCTGCAGGAACGTTCCAGTCGTTAAGCGCCTTTACTGGAATGGAAGCTCTCTTGTTTTTACAACCGAATCTGGAGAGAAAAGTAAAAATAGTCCTTAAAGACATTGTTATTTTTATGTCTGTTTTCACTTCTTTTTTAACTTTATCTATTCTATTTACACTACTCTTTTTTTCATTAGAGGAAATTAAAGTAGTCCCATTTGCACTTATGTATTTACTAAAATCACAAGAAGTGACGTTTATTGAGCGAATCGATTTGATCTTCATTTACTTGTGGATTAGTTGGAGTATAGTGTCAGTCATTTTATACGGATTCTTAATTTTCCGAACAGGAACAACGACTATTCCGACTACTAAAAAATTAGTTTTTCCCGTATTACTAGTATGCATAGTGACTTCTTTTTTTATCTCTCGATTTGAAATTCGAATTCTTCACGATGGTATGCTCTACACAAGTTTGATTTTTTCATTAGTACTACCTTTTATCATTATGTTAAGAGGAAGGTGGCGCTCACGTGAAACATAG
- a CDS encoding spore germination protein produces the protein MDVQRNVSPVDTEYVVRGSHDGFVESLDTNKKLIQAKMRNSFLVMEDVHHDDLKKTTTTMVYLSNQIDRETVRLVRHRLQNLHSLFVFSAGQLAEELEDQNKALFPQLLLTERPDRVLAALAEGKIIVLTEGDPTAIIGPVSLFSFLDSPDDYSGRIMIGTFYRLLRLGSFFTALFLPALYIAIISFHFEIFPLSLSQQVKNSVSNIPFRPISEAILLELMIELIRESSIRLPRPIGQTIGIVGGLVIGDAIVSAGLASNLMIIVIASTTLATFVLPSTEMNTALRVIRFPLMIAASLLGFFGLIIGSLLIFIHMMRSSSYGSPFFTPLLPFEPSKLGQVFFRLPHSQPHKLQKDQYLHEQN, from the coding sequence GTGGACGTTCAACGCAACGTTAGTCCAGTAGACACAGAATATGTAGTAAGAGGATCACATGATGGTTTTGTCGAATCTCTCGATACAAATAAAAAATTGATTCAAGCAAAAATGAGAAATTCATTTTTGGTGATGGAAGATGTTCATCACGATGATTTAAAAAAAACCACTACTACTATGGTCTATTTATCGAATCAAATAGACAGAGAGACCGTTCGCCTAGTCCGCCATAGGTTGCAAAACTTACATTCGCTTTTTGTATTCAGTGCAGGGCAACTTGCAGAAGAGTTAGAAGATCAAAATAAAGCCTTATTTCCTCAATTGCTATTAACAGAGCGACCTGATAGGGTATTAGCTGCATTAGCAGAAGGCAAAATAATCGTTTTGACGGAAGGAGATCCGACAGCGATTATCGGTCCCGTATCTCTCTTCTCATTTCTTGACTCCCCGGACGATTATAGTGGTCGAATCATGATTGGTACGTTCTATCGTCTGCTTCGATTAGGGAGTTTCTTCACTGCACTTTTTTTACCCGCCCTTTACATTGCAATTATTAGTTTTCATTTTGAAATCTTTCCGTTATCTCTTAGTCAACAAGTGAAAAATTCTGTTTCTAATATTCCGTTTCGACCAATCTCTGAAGCTATCTTACTCGAATTAATGATTGAATTGATACGAGAATCAAGCATTCGACTGCCACGACCTATTGGTCAAACGATTGGTATTGTAGGTGGTCTCGTCATCGGGGACGCGATTGTTTCGGCAGGCCTTGCTTCTAACTTAATGATTATTGTTATTGCTTCTACAACGCTAGCTACGTTCGTCCTTCCGTCTACCGAGATGAACACTGCACTCCGTGTAATTCGTTTTCCCCTTATGATAGCAGCATCACTATTAGGATTTTTTGGTCTAATTATCGGGTCTTTACTCATTTTTATACACATGATGAGATCCTCGTCTTATGGCTCTCCATTTTTTACACCTTTGTTACCATTTGAGCCATCTAAATTAGGGCAAGTATTCTTCCGATTACCGCATTCGCAACCACATAAATTACAAAAGGATCAGTATTTACATGAACAAAACTAA
- a CDS encoding CobW family GTP-binding protein yields the protein MKDVYLLSGFLGSGKTTLLVKWITQLKNQGLRPAVIMNELGALGFDSDAVEDDVPLRELLDGCICCSPAEKTEAQIQQIMYQEEFDVLLIETTGAAHPVASLDVILSPLFADHFSFKGIVTLVDGVRFLKRDTLPIQTKALYLEQIRHGHLVILNKIDLLDEEEKEEAHFTLHQLNQGARLVETVHATFDFSQVENLITTRKKHEPSRIGKELQLGTRLEKLRRPYPQYIVEEWVQSLPDTIYRIKGYIQLPSSTHPHLFQLAYGMTQWIPEDVKVKTQLVVIGENVEDTPTLEVFAMQSVLKKVYPERNRINKVVSLADLAQVIDEELLDQQSHPRTRKTIHQKQQFLLSKLQAVDCSNWEENCLTTFIEERVGILSTPSH from the coding sequence ATGAAAGATGTATATTTATTAAGTGGTTTTCTCGGAAGTGGAAAAACTACTTTGCTAGTGAAATGGATCACACAGCTGAAAAATCAAGGGCTAAGACCAGCAGTCATTATGAATGAATTAGGGGCTCTCGGCTTTGACAGTGATGCTGTAGAGGATGATGTACCTTTAAGAGAACTGCTTGATGGTTGTATATGTTGTTCACCAGCTGAAAAAACAGAAGCGCAAATTCAACAAATTATGTACCAAGAAGAATTTGATGTCCTACTTATTGAAACGACAGGTGCAGCACACCCGGTGGCTTCTCTAGACGTTATTTTATCGCCACTGTTTGCTGATCACTTTTCGTTCAAAGGTATTGTGACATTAGTAGACGGTGTTCGTTTTCTAAAAAGAGATACTCTTCCCATTCAGACAAAAGCTCTTTATTTAGAGCAGATACGACATGGTCATCTAGTCATTCTCAACAAAATTGATTTATTAGATGAAGAGGAAAAAGAGGAAGCCCATTTTACACTTCATCAACTGAACCAAGGAGCACGACTTGTCGAGACCGTGCATGCTACATTTGATTTCTCGCAGGTTGAGAATTTGATTACAACTAGAAAAAAGCATGAACCTTCCCGTATTGGAAAAGAACTGCAACTGGGCACGCGTCTGGAAAAACTGAGAAGACCCTATCCTCAATATATAGTTGAAGAGTGGGTGCAATCATTACCTGATACCATCTACCGGATAAAAGGCTATATTCAACTGCCTTCATCTACCCATCCTCACCTGTTTCAGTTGGCATATGGGATGACCCAATGGATACCGGAAGATGTTAAAGTAAAAACTCAGCTAGTTGTGATAGGAGAAAACGTGGAGGACACCCCAACACTTGAAGTGTTTGCCATGCAGAGTGTACTGAAGAAGGTTTATCCTGAAAGAAATCGAATCAATAAAGTAGTTTCTCTGGCAGATCTCGCTCAAGTGATCGATGAAGAACTTCTTGATCAACAGTCTCACCCCCGGACCCGAAAAACGATTCATCAAAAGCAACAATTTTTACTCTCGAAATTACAAGCAGTAGATTGCTCTAATTGGGAGGAAAACTGTTTAACAACGTTTATTGAAGAGCGTGTGGGCATTCTGTCAACCCCTTCTCATTAG
- a CDS encoding S41 family peptidase, with product MEQHPEQNQVPTEQPPKRRAFRINPFIFVIVLFLTAIASAGVTMLALTTGEEKVAQVIQPTERQEFSRLYDVYDQLQEQYYTDFEQEELVNGAINGMVDALGDPYSDYLNQEEASQFDESISSSFQGIGAEIQEQNGVITVVSPIKNSPAERAGIMPNDKILSVDGEDIRGFSASEAVLLIRGEKGTDVTLSIQRGEAAPMEVTIKRDDIPIETVYAEMLEGNVAHISISSFSRNTYQELLDALALMEEEGMETLLLDVRQNPGGLLDVAVDIASLFVEEGEPVLQIEQQGEASIILAKDYQKVTVPTAVIIDGGSASASEIIAAALSESADIPVVGLPSFGKGTVQSVEDLEDGSNIKLTTAKWLTPDGNWIHEEGVQPDHEVDYPAYASLAPLDPAMELSEGLQADQVGVLKQFLTELGYDTGEESNRFDETVTTAVETFQQENELEVTGIVTGDTTVAIMAAIREKLQTEDPQLVKAIEVLQPTE from the coding sequence ATGGAACAGCATCCAGAACAAAATCAGGTCCCTACTGAGCAACCGCCAAAACGTCGAGCATTTCGAATTAACCCGTTTATCTTTGTCATTGTTCTGTTTTTGACAGCAATAGCCTCTGCAGGCGTAACGATGCTTGCATTAACTACTGGTGAAGAAAAAGTGGCTCAAGTCATACAGCCTACTGAAAGACAAGAATTTTCGAGACTCTATGATGTTTATGATCAGTTGCAAGAACAGTACTATACGGACTTTGAACAAGAAGAATTAGTTAATGGGGCTATCAATGGAATGGTGGACGCATTAGGAGATCCCTACTCTGATTATTTAAATCAAGAAGAGGCTTCTCAATTTGATGAAAGCATTTCTTCAAGTTTCCAAGGAATTGGAGCAGAGATTCAAGAACAAAACGGTGTAATCACTGTTGTATCTCCGATAAAAAATTCTCCAGCTGAGCGAGCAGGTATTATGCCAAATGACAAAATACTTTCTGTCGACGGAGAAGATATTCGAGGCTTTAGCGCGTCAGAAGCTGTCCTTTTGATTCGTGGTGAAAAAGGAACGGATGTCACATTATCGATTCAACGTGGTGAAGCTGCACCTATGGAAGTAACAATCAAACGTGATGATATTCCAATTGAAACGGTTTATGCTGAAATGCTAGAAGGAAATGTTGCACATATCTCCATTTCAAGCTTCTCACGTAATACGTATCAAGAACTGTTAGATGCATTAGCTCTAATGGAAGAAGAAGGTATGGAGACGTTACTTCTTGATGTACGTCAAAATCCTGGTGGTTTGTTAGATGTTGCAGTAGACATTGCGTCCTTGTTTGTAGAAGAAGGTGAACCTGTCCTTCAGATTGAGCAACAAGGGGAAGCTTCTATCATTCTAGCAAAGGACTATCAGAAAGTTACAGTACCAACAGCGGTCATTATTGATGGAGGTAGTGCTTCTGCTTCAGAAATTATAGCAGCAGCTCTTAGTGAATCTGCAGATATCCCAGTTGTCGGTTTACCTTCATTTGGTAAAGGAACGGTACAAAGTGTCGAAGATTTAGAGGATGGTTCAAATATCAAGCTAACGACGGCTAAATGGTTAACGCCAGACGGCAATTGGATCCATGAAGAAGGTGTCCAACCTGATCACGAAGTGGATTACCCAGCTTACGCATCTTTAGCGCCACTTGATCCAGCGATGGAATTGAGTGAAGGCTTACAAGCTGATCAAGTCGGTGTATTAAAACAATTCCTGACTGAACTGGGCTATGATACAGGTGAAGAATCCAATCGCTTTGATGAAACCGTAACAACAGCTGTTGAAACGTTCCAACAAGAGAATGAATTAGAAGTGACGGGAATCGTCACAGGGGACACTACAGTTGCTATAATGGCAGCTATTCGCGAGAAGCTTCAAACTGAAGATCCTCAACTCGTGAAGGCCATTGAAGTTTTACAACCAACTGAATAA